Part of the Chitinivibrionales bacterium genome, ATCCGAGACATTCCCCCTGCTGGTATTCACCAGGATCGCTCCCTCTTTCATCATTGATAAAAAGCTGTCGTTTATCATATGACGAGTAGCATATTCGCCCTCATTTTCCAAAGGAACGTGAACAGTCACTATGTCGGCCTGCCCCAGGACCTCCGGAAGCTCCCGGAAGATATCACATCCGGTCCTCTTCTTTTTTGGCGGATCGTTCAGCAGGCATTGGAACCCCAGAGTCCGGGCTCGGGCGCACACCCGGCTGCCGACATTTCCCACACCGATTATTCCAATGGTTTTCCCTTTAAAATCGCTTCCCTTGTTAAGATGGAATAATGCCGAAACCACATATTCGGCTACAGAATCGGCATTGGATCCCGGTGCGGATGCAAATCCGATATTATCATCTCTGAGATATCCGGTATCGATATGATCGATTCCGATAGTGGTCGTGCCGACAAATTTCACCGGTGTTTCTCTGAGAAGCTCTTCACCAACCCTGGTCACCGAGCGGACAATCAGCATCCCGACATTGTTCAGATGCTCCTTTGTTATCTCCCGCCCCGGCATACAATTCACGGTACCAAACTGAGAAAAGGCGCTTTCAGCCATGCGGATATTTGTATCTGCAAGAACAATCATGTAAATTTTTTCCCTGTGCTAAGATATAAATAGGTAAAAAATATTTTTTAAGAGTCATAAAATAAAACAAGTAATGTATAATTAATATAAGTCTTTTGTTTATAGTCCTTATATATATTAGATAAATAGCGGTTCTGCATACTATTTTCATACTCACTGCCAGGTTTATCGAGCCGTACATAAGCGATACAGGCGCATTTAAGCGATTTTCCCTGGTGCAAAAGCGAACACAAGATACAGAATACTGTCTGACCGAATTCAATGGATTTTAAAGCGAAAATCAGATCTTCAATAATTGCAGGAATAATCGGCGATGCTCTTGGTGTGCCAGTCGAATACTCTACCAGCCGAGAATTATCCCTTTGTTCGGTTAAGAACATGCTGGGATACGGCCGTTACGACCAGCCTGAAGGAACATGGTCCGACGACACCGCTCTCTCACTTTGTACAATCGAGAGTTTATGTAAGGGGTATGATCTCGAAGATATTGCCCGGACATTCTGCCGGTGGCTTTTCAGTTCTCACCTGACCGCTAACGGCCATGTTTTTGATTGCGGGATTGTAACCTACGTGGCACTTGAAAATTTCCGATCGGGCAAAGATGCCCGCAAATCCGGTTGTGCGGGTGAAGAAGATAACGGCAATGGTTCCCTGATGCGCATATTGCCTGCGGCACTCTATTTTATGAAAAAAGACATCGATGAGTTCCTTGCGGCTGTCCACGAAATATCCGCAATTACTCATGCCCATCCCCGTTCGATGATGGCTTGCGGAATCTATTCGTTATTAATAAAAAATCTCTTTTCGGAAAACCCGAAAGAGAAAGCCTTTGCTCAAACCGTCGAAAAAGCCGGCCGCTATTATAAATCGCAAAAACCGTTCAAAAATGAGATTGAGCATTTTGACCGTATCCTTTCGGGGGATATTGTTTCCTGCAAAGCAGCGCAGATCAATACGACCGGCTATGTTGTCGATACTCTGGAGGCTGCTTTATGGTCTTTTATGAATCATACGACCACACGGGATATTGTTCTGGCCTCTGTAAATTCAGGCCTTGACACCGACACATCCGGTATCCTGGCAGGAGGATTGGCGGGCGCCGAATACGGACTCGAGAGTATTCCCGAGGAATGGATCGATTGTTTGGCCCGAAAAGAAAAAATTGAAAAAATGATACGGCAATTTTCCACAAAAGTTGCCGCCGAATAAATGTTTGCTGTTATTTTAAGGAGTCGTGCCCATGTCATCATACCAAGGAAATGAGCGCAGGCGTGTCCAGCGAAGAAAGCTGGTAACGTTCAGTCCATCAACATTTTCGATCAACGGAAAAGAGTATCGGGCTCTCATGCGGGATGTTTCTGAGTTGGGAGCGGGATTCAAGCTTGACGGTCCCCATGAAGGTCTGGAGCTTGAACCGGGATCCGAAGTAGCCTTTGCAGTTCGTACACCCTATGGTGAATCTCAGTGCAAAGGTAAGATTGTCTGGTCCCGGGAAGAAGATGATTCGTATATATGGGGCATGCAGTTTACCGAACTTTCACAGGATGAACAGGACCCGCTCCGATCGTATATTATTTCTCCGTTTTAAAAATCGGATAAGGGACACTCTTATATGAAAGCAATGCCGTTTCGTGACATCGACCTTCTGGTTATCGGCGAAGCATTTGTCGAATTCCGCAGCGAGCGGGAGATTATCCATAGCACCGAATTTCAGAAAGATATTGGGGGAGCCGATATTTACGTTGCCTCAACTGCAGCCAAACTCGGCTCGACCGTCTCCTTGATTTCTGCGGTTGGACGGGACCCGTTTCACAGCTTCCTGAGAGACCGCATTCTCTCCCAGGGAGTTAATATCGATCATGTCATTACCTGCAACGGTTATAACGGGATTTACTTCTGTAACTCCCGGAGCCAGGATCAACGGGAATATCTGTACCACCGGCCGGGAAATGCCTCTGAACATCTTTCCCCGGCGATGGTCTATGACGACCTGGTGGATAATTCTAAAATTGTGTATGCATCCAGCGAACTTCAGTCGATATCCAAAGCGGCCCGCCATACGGTATTCAAGGCATTTCACTATGCCCACCGTAACGATATCATGGTCGCCTATGATCCCAACCTTCGGCTGCAGCGATGGTCGCTCGATGATGCCAAGGAAGGGTTATGGAGTGTCCTCCCCTTAATTGATGTCATCTTTCCTTCGGCCCCCGATGAAACCAAGGCGCTTTTCGGATACGAACGTCCTCTCGATGTTATCGGGTTTCTCTGGGATCGCGGGGTTTCCATTGTCGTGGTAAAAAACGGTCCCCAGGGATGCATGATCGGGTATGACGGTAAAGTCGAAGAGTATCCGCAGCCCGATGCGGGAAGTTCAATCAAAGACCTGACTCTTATCGGAAGCTTTTTCAACGGTGGATTTCTCCATCGTATCGCTCGAGGTGACGATCCCTTTATTGCCGCCGAATTTGCAAACAAAGTTGCCCTGGCAAAGGCGCAAAAAAGTGGAGGGATCTGCTCGGTGACGCTGCATGATGATCTCCTATGACACGATGGATTATTACCATTCCCCCCGATGGCGCGGCACGGTCGGCCGGCCGCGAAACTGCCACAGCATTCACAACCCTTTTAGGTGAAAACAGGGTAAAAATTTTCGATACAAAACAGTACAGTAATGCCTTCAAGGGAATTCTGAAAAATCCTGATGAAAACCTTTCGGTCGATCTTGTCAATCAGCTCCTCATCGTGCAGTGCCTCGATTTCGAAGCGACTCATCTTCTCGTGCCTGCATTCAGTCCCGTTACCCTGTTCGCTGCAACACTTCTGAAAAAACAGGGCATAACCACGATTCACTGGTTTTATGAAGATTACCGAGTCGCCGACTACTGGAAAAACATTATCGAGGGATATGATTACTTCCTTGCCATACAAAAAGGTGAAATCAAAGACGCCTGTTCCAGGTATAATGTTCACTATGAATTCCTTCCCACTGCCGCAACAGGACCTCTGGGTGCTCCGCTCCCCCAAACCGACAAAATCCATGACATTGCCTTTGTCGGTTTTCCTTCCGAATACCGTATCCGTTTCCTGGAACACTGTGCCGAAAAAGGCATCGACTGTGTTATCGGTGGTAAAGGATGGTCTTCCTATTCCGGCCCTCTGAGCCGATGTGTTGTGAAGGGAAGCTGGGTTGATGCAGAAGAGCACCGCAGCATTATATGCTCTGCCAAAATCGGGCTCAATCTCTCGATATCATCGCCGGAACAAGCCCCCCTGGATGCTCATATCAGTCCGAGGGTATTTGATATAATGACAGCAGGAGCGGTTCTTCTTACCGAAGATGTTCCACTTGCTGCGGATGTTCTGGAAAAATATGATTATTATACTTTCTTTAGTTCCGATGATGCCGTTGCACGGATACAGGAGATCACGAAAAAGGAGTGGAGCAGCTTTGACAGAATTCTCAGGAGCAACAAGCAGAAAGTAGCAGACCACGACACCTATCTCAACCGGGCTGGGCGCATAGGTGAGATAACCGAATAAAACCCTTTGTTTGTAAAATCGGGTGCTCTGTTCTCCGGCAGTTTATCCTTACAATCAATAACTGTTTTCTTCGTAAAACTCGAAGGGATAGTTTACTTTCAGCTCTCCCAGACTATCGGGGACCGGTCGAAACCGCCAGGTGAGTATTCTGTGGGTAATGGATTTCTCAAAGCTTCCATCACCGATATCCGAACGGAGAACTTTTGCGCTTTTTACATTACCCGCTGCAGCAATCCGTATCTCAACTTCCATTCTCCCCGAAAGTTTGTTTCCTGTACGAAGGCGTTTGTTGTAGAGATATCTTAACTGTGATGAATTTTCATCGATAATCCGCTTAATTGCTGTCGGACGGCGGTAGGGATTGCCTTTGAGTGCCGTGAGCCGCTCGAGTTCCTTTATTTCTCCCTTTGGAAGTGAACCTTTTGCCATCAGCTCCCGTTTCATCTTTTCGAGTTCTCGGTGTTTTTTCTTTTCTTTCTCACCGGTCAGGTCCAGACTCCCGATTTTATTGATAAGCTTCAGCAGACTGTCATCAACCGCATAGGCGGTTATCTCTTTTTGGGACTTGCTTCCAAGAAGTTCTTTTCGTAAAGAGCTTTCTTCCACCAGATCGGCAAATTGTTCAAGCCGGTCCATAAATGCCTGGTCCTGATACTTGGCCAGTTGTTTCCGCGCCTCTTCAGCCATCTGCTGCTTGTGTTCGTAAAATTCACCAAGCATAATCATCCGCCGGTTGGCCTGTTTTGCCCAGACACGGCTCTTATCATTGCGCATGACCCGGTAATATTCGGTAGTCGCCTCCTGGGTCTCCCCCATCTCTTCATGAGCCCGTCCCTTGAAATACCGTGCCTCCCACTCCAGTCGTGATGAAGGATTTTTCTGAAAGAAGATCGAAAAATATCTAATTGCATTACGATAATCCATCAGCATATAAAACTGTTTTGCCTTCTCAAAATCCGAAAGATCTTTCTGGGCCTTAACCGATGTCCGCTCCTCTTCCATCGATTCGATAAAGTCCAGTAGTTTCCAGGAGAGTATTCCGGCCTCCGTTTCTGGATAGACGTTGATTATTCTTTCGTAAATATCCTTTGCGACCGAATACTCACTGAGCATCGAATGGCAAAATGCCTTATGGGCCATAACGGCCGATTTTATTTCCGGCGTAAGTCCGGGATTTTCCATTACCTGATCATAAATCTTGATGGCTTCGGGATATTTCTTGTTTCGTTCCCAGAAATAGCCGATTTCCAGCACTTTTAATATCTGATTTTCTTCTTTTGGTTTGATTGGTTCTTTTCCCAGCACAAACCGGATACCGTTGAGCATTATTCGAATTGGGATAAGATAGAATTTTTGCTGTTTGTTTTCCTGCAGTTTTTCGGCCTGCCCACTCGAGGTAAGAGCGGCGACTTTGGCTTCGAGTTCGAAGCTCTTAATGTTTTCTTCACCATACAGTATTCTCTGCTTGATGAGTTCGTATTTGGCCACAATACCGAAAGTCTGGCCGGCTTTTTCATCAACAACAATTTTATCGAGGAGATACCGGAGTTCTTCAAAACGGATATCGACCAGGCCCATATTGAAGCCGACAGAGGCGACAATGATGAGGACCATAGAGACTATTTTCATTGCAGCACTCATAATAATCAACCATTGGTAGAGATTGTGTTTCTCCCGGGCGGGGTAGCGATTCTCTGGGTCGGACTGATCGATCCTGTTCTCCGGTCGATAGCATAACAGGAGCCATCCATGTTTTTCACATGTTTTTTCACTTCAGCCGCAACCTGAATCATCTC contains:
- a CDS encoding ADP-ribosylglycohydrolase family protein codes for the protein MDFKAKIRSSIIAGIIGDALGVPVEYSTSRELSLCSVKNMLGYGRYDQPEGTWSDDTALSLCTIESLCKGYDLEDIARTFCRWLFSSHLTANGHVFDCGIVTYVALENFRSGKDARKSGCAGEEDNGNGSLMRILPAALYFMKKDIDEFLAAVHEISAITHAHPRSMMACGIYSLLIKNLFSENPKEKAFAQTVEKAGRYYKSQKPFKNEIEHFDRILSGDIVSCKAAQINTTGYVVDTLEAALWSFMNHTTTRDIVLASVNSGLDTDTSGILAGGLAGAEYGLESIPEEWIDCLARKEKIEKMIRQFSTKVAAE
- a CDS encoding TonB family protein, giving the protein MSAAMKIVSMVLIIVASVGFNMGLVDIRFEELRYLLDKIVVDEKAGQTFGIVAKYELIKQRILYGEENIKSFELEAKVAALTSSGQAEKLQENKQQKFYLIPIRIMLNGIRFVLGKEPIKPKEENQILKVLEIGYFWERNKKYPEAIKIYDQVMENPGLTPEIKSAVMAHKAFCHSMLSEYSVAKDIYERIINVYPETEAGILSWKLLDFIESMEEERTSVKAQKDLSDFEKAKQFYMLMDYRNAIRYFSIFFQKNPSSRLEWEARYFKGRAHEEMGETQEATTEYYRVMRNDKSRVWAKQANRRMIMLGEFYEHKQQMAEEARKQLAKYQDQAFMDRLEQFADLVEESSLRKELLGSKSQKEITAYAVDDSLLKLINKIGSLDLTGEKEKKKHRELEKMKRELMAKGSLPKGEIKELERLTALKGNPYRRPTAIKRIIDENSSQLRYLYNKRLRTGNKLSGRMEVEIRIAAAGNVKSAKVLRSDIGDGSFEKSITHRILTWRFRPVPDSLGELKVNYPFEFYEENSY
- a CDS encoding DUF3410 domain-containing protein: MIVLADTNIRMAESAFSQFGTVNCMPGREITKEHLNNVGMLIVRSVTRVGEELLRETPVKFVGTTTIGIDHIDTGYLRDDNIGFASAPGSNADSVAEYVVSALFHLNKGSDFKGKTIGIIGVGNVGSRVCARARTLGFQCLLNDPPKKKRTGCDIFRELPEVLGQADIVTVHVPLENEGEYATRHMINDSFLSMMKEGAILVNTSRGNVSDEDAIVKNRSKLGGCVLDVWQNEPDLSEKTLSVADIATPHIAGYSIDGKIRGTKMVYDAACAFLFKENKWDAGDYRKEGTQYSIDLKESSDPVFDAMRFVYPIMEDDAALREITSKKAEERASYFDSLRANYGDRYECLKYSVVCSKGQEREAGILKGLGFSVVID